A genomic window from Silene latifolia isolate original U9 population chromosome Y, ASM4854445v1, whole genome shotgun sequence includes:
- the LOC141629285 gene encoding uncharacterized protein LOC141629285: MTNGNGNGNGNGKKLQLIHDASTIYYLHPSEGPSNSLTKYLLTGDNYEIWIKAIINGLDSRNKFGFVNGNFVKPVDEKSAEFAAWKSNNSIICAWIFNSVDSSIQPSIGSHNIASELWNDLKERYSTTNGPRINQLKSEYHNFRQKELSVVSYYNKFKGLWDELYGSVDVTCGCTCSFATKLRARAAEEQVHDFVLGLNDDKYNTLRTQILSMDPIPTINKAFSLATQEERHKSIVRDRDDKTEAMSFAVQASSSSSTPPQAPAPAPLTCTFCTKPGHDYEHCYQRIGYPNRGRGRGRYSRGRGASSFGRGQQPSIIHR; encoded by the coding sequence ATGACTAACGGTAACGGAAACGGCAACGGTAATGGTAAGAAGCTTCAACTCATTCATGACGCCTCTACTATTTATTATTTGCACCCGTCTGAAGGACCGAGTAATTCTTTAACTAAATATTTGTTAACTGGAGATAATTATGAGATTTGGATAAAGGCAATTATTAACGGTTTAGATAGTCGTAATAAGTTTGGTTTCGTTAATGGTAATTTTGTTAAACCGGTGGATGAAAAATCGGCTGAATTCGCGGCATGGAAGTCCAATAACTCCATTATTTGCGCATGGATTTTTAATTCAGTCGATTCTTCTATCCAACCAAGTATTGGTTCTCATAATATTGCGTCTGAATTATGGAATGACCTCAAGGAACGTTATTCTACTACTAACGGTCCTCGTATTAATCAGCTTAAGTCAGAATATCACAATTTTCGTCAAAAAGAACTATCTGTCGTGTCCTACTATAATAAGTTCAAAGGTTTATGGGATGAGTTGTATGGGTCGGTCGATGTCACTTGTGGTTGTACTTGTTCTTTTGCTACTAAATTACGTGCAAGAGCCGCGGAAGAACAGGTTCATGATTTTGTTCTCGGTCTCAATGATGACAAATACAACACTCTCCGTACCCAAATTCTGAGCATGGATCCTATTCCCACTATTAACAAAGCCTTCTCCTTGGCTACTCAAGAGGAACGACACAAATCTATTGTTCGTGATCGTGATGACAAAACCGAAGCTATGAGCTTCGCTGTCCAGGCTTCTTCATCCTCGTCCACGCCACCTCAGGCCCCTGCTCCGGCACCTCTTACATGTACGTTTTGTACCAAGCCGGGTCATGATTATGAGCATTGTTATCAGCGTATTGGGTATCCCAACCGTGGCAGAGGTCGTGGGCGCTATTCGAGAGGTCGTGGTGCTTCTTCCTTTGGTCGCGGACAGCAACCAAGCATCATCCATCGCTAA